A portion of the Hoplias malabaricus isolate fHopMal1 chromosome 1, fHopMal1.hap1, whole genome shotgun sequence genome contains these proteins:
- the fam98b gene encoding protein FAM98B isoform X1 gives MEGDILDSLDQVGYRGVLENEKALLNACEGGFSSKEYTGLCTWLTAKLEELCDLENHSSSISEDAEMENLHLGKLLRELSCPYKGLVSGLMQGELKSKEDHLKILLFLVSELQAAQILASKKGTETKDKKEITPLNDLHAICRTLKLPEPGQQQLSDLFFSIENHVNDLLKKDPGTHIGKPVLKQSLDKEQLRQLEKINSVLSSDYECRRRMLIKRLDVTVQSFSWSDRAKAKTDTMAKAYQPKRHSLTLKSSVSVAHLLAAREDICNVVKTSSGASREKTACAVNRVLMGRVPDRGGRPSEIEAPPPEMPPWQKRQDGGGRGGYRGGGGGGYRGGGRGGGGYGGGGGYGGGGSKGGWGQGSGRDHWGKGGKGGYYR, from the exons CTACCGCGGAGTCCTGGAGAATGAGAAAGCTCTTCTTAATGCGTGTGAAGGTGGCTTTTCCTCTAAAGAGTATACAGGACTTTGTACGTGGTTAACAGCTAAACTGGAGGAGCTTTGTGATCTGGAGAATCACAGCTCAAGCATATCAG AGGATGCTGAGATGGAGAACCTTCACTTAGGCAAGCTGCTCAGAGAGTTGTCTTGTCCATATAAAGGGCTTGTTTCAGGCCTAATGCAAGGAGAGCTAAAGAGCAAAGAGGACCATCTTAAAATCCTTT TGTTTCTGGTGTCTGAGCTTCAGGCTGCACAGATTTTGGCCAGCAAGAAAGGGACTGAAACAAAGGACAAGAAAGAGATCACACCTCTGAATGATCTTCATGCAATTTGCAGAACACTAAAACTCCCAGAACCAGGCCAACAACAACTATCAGACCTATTTTTTTCAATAGAAAATCAT GTAAATGATTTACTCAAAAAAGATCCAGGGACGCATATTGGAAAACCTGTGCTGAAGCAGTCGCTTGACAAGGAGCAATTG AGACAGCTAGAGAAGATAAATAGCGTCCTTTCCTCAGACTACGAGTGTCGTCGGCGTATGTTGATCAAACGGTTGGATGTCACAGTGCAGTCTTTCAGCTGGTCTGACAGAGCTAAG GCTAAAACTGACACCATGGCCAAGGCCTATCAACCAAAGAGACACTCGCTGACATTAAAGTCATCAGTAAGCGTTGCTCATCTACTGGCAGCACGAGAAGATATCTGCAATGTAGTGAAGACAAGCAGTGGTGCCAGCAGAGAGAAGACTGCTTGTGCTGTGAACAGA GTGCTTATGGGAAGGGTTCCGGATCGTGGAGGAAGACCTTCAGAGATTGAAGCACCTCCCCCTGAAATGCCACCATGGCAGAAAAGACAGGATGGAGGAGGGCGAGGTGgatacagaggaggaggaggaggaggatacAGGGGTGGTGGTCGTGGTGGGGGTGGatatggaggaggtggagggtaTGGAGGAGGTGGGTCAAAAGGTGGTTGGGGTCAAGGAAGTGGACGAGATCATTGGGGAAAAGGCGGTAAGGGCGGGTATTATCGGTga
- the fam98b gene encoding protein FAM98B isoform X2, whose protein sequence is MENLHLGKLLRELSCPYKGLVSGLMQGELKSKEDHLKILLFLVSELQAAQILASKKGTETKDKKEITPLNDLHAICRTLKLPEPGQQQLSDLFFSIENHVNDLLKKDPGTHIGKPVLKQSLDKEQLRQLEKINSVLSSDYECRRRMLIKRLDVTVQSFSWSDRAKAKTDTMAKAYQPKRHSLTLKSSVSVAHLLAAREDICNVVKTSSGASREKTACAVNRVLMGRVPDRGGRPSEIEAPPPEMPPWQKRQDGGGRGGYRGGGGGGYRGGGRGGGGYGGGGGYGGGGSKGGWGQGSGRDHWGKGGKGGYYR, encoded by the exons ATGGAGAACCTTCACTTAGGCAAGCTGCTCAGAGAGTTGTCTTGTCCATATAAAGGGCTTGTTTCAGGCCTAATGCAAGGAGAGCTAAAGAGCAAAGAGGACCATCTTAAAATCCTTT TGTTTCTGGTGTCTGAGCTTCAGGCTGCACAGATTTTGGCCAGCAAGAAAGGGACTGAAACAAAGGACAAGAAAGAGATCACACCTCTGAATGATCTTCATGCAATTTGCAGAACACTAAAACTCCCAGAACCAGGCCAACAACAACTATCAGACCTATTTTTTTCAATAGAAAATCAT GTAAATGATTTACTCAAAAAAGATCCAGGGACGCATATTGGAAAACCTGTGCTGAAGCAGTCGCTTGACAAGGAGCAATTG AGACAGCTAGAGAAGATAAATAGCGTCCTTTCCTCAGACTACGAGTGTCGTCGGCGTATGTTGATCAAACGGTTGGATGTCACAGTGCAGTCTTTCAGCTGGTCTGACAGAGCTAAG GCTAAAACTGACACCATGGCCAAGGCCTATCAACCAAAGAGACACTCGCTGACATTAAAGTCATCAGTAAGCGTTGCTCATCTACTGGCAGCACGAGAAGATATCTGCAATGTAGTGAAGACAAGCAGTGGTGCCAGCAGAGAGAAGACTGCTTGTGCTGTGAACAGA GTGCTTATGGGAAGGGTTCCGGATCGTGGAGGAAGACCTTCAGAGATTGAAGCACCTCCCCCTGAAATGCCACCATGGCAGAAAAGACAGGATGGAGGAGGGCGAGGTGgatacagaggaggaggaggaggaggatacAGGGGTGGTGGTCGTGGTGGGGGTGGatatggaggaggtggagggtaTGGAGGAGGTGGGTCAAAAGGTGGTTGGGGTCAAGGAAGTGGACGAGATCATTGGGGAAAAGGCGGTAAGGGCGGGTATTATCGGTga